Below is a window of Halomicrobium mukohataei DSM 12286 DNA.
GGTCAATACTGAGGGTATATGAATAGATAGGGCGTTCCCGGCGATTGAAAAGCCGCTGGCCGACTTATGTGTCGGAGTCACTACCCTCGATATATGGTACGAGACGCTCGACACGGAGACTGGGCGAGGACCACGAGAGCCGCGTTCGTCGTCGGGGATGGTGTTCGATGACCGACGCCGACGTGACTCGCCGACGCCTGCTACAGGGCGCGGCCGGGCTCACCGTCGCGGCCGCCGCCCGTCCCGCGGTCGCGCAGTCCGACGGGCCTGACTTCGGGGGCTGGTTCGACAACGTGGGCAACTACGACGGCGTGGTCGACGAGACTGGCAGCGACGAAGTGACGATCTCCGTCGGTGCAGACGCTAACGGCGGTGCCTTCGGATTCGATCCGGCAGCCGTCGAGGTGTCGCCGGGAACGACGGTCGTCTGGGAGTGGACCGGTAGCGGCGGCTCGCACAACGTCGTCGCGGAAGACGGTACGTTCGAGAGCGAACTCACCAAGGAGAGCGGCCACACCTTCGAGTACACGTTCGAGGAAACGGGCACCTACGAGTACGCCTGTACGCCCCATCGCTCGATGGGGATGAAGGGTGCCGTCGTGGTCAGCGAGGGCGGCGGCTCTGGGACCGAGACGGCCCAGAGCGAGGAGAGCGGCGGATCGGATCCGGACTTCGGGAGCTGGTTCGACAACGTGGGCAACTACGACGGCGTGGTCGACGAGACCGGCAGCGACGAAGTGACGGTCTCCGTCGGTGCAGACGCTAACGGCGGTGCCTTCGGATTCGATCCGGCGGCCGTCGAGGTGTCGCCGGGGACGACGGTCGTCTGGGAGTGGACCGGTAGCGGCGGCTCGCACAACGTCGTCGCGGAAGACGGTACGTTTGAAAGCGAACTCACGAAAGAGAGCGGTTTCACGTTCGAGTACACGTTCGAGGAAGCGGGCACCTACGAGTACGCCTGTACGCCCCACCGCTCGATGGGGATGAAGGGTGCCGTCGTCGTCTCGGAGGCCGGTTCCGGTGCCAGCGGCGACGGAGGCGGTGGCGAAAGCGGCGGTAACTCGGGTGGCGATCCGTTCTCACCGGGTGCCAGCGCGCTCGGCATCTCACTGCTGATCGCGTTCCTCTCCCCGCTCGGACTGGCCGCGTTCCTCCGACGACGGGGAGCGGACGAGCCGGGCTCCGGCGGTCGCCCACGCTCTGGCGACTGATCGCACGACCGGGCGGGCGCGGTCCCCGCGGCCAGCAGCCACCGTTATCTGCTTCCCGCTCGACGCTCGCGTATGAAGCAGTACGACAGACTCTACCGACTCTACGACGACTTCGATACGGCGTCGTTGCGGGCCTATCAGGAGTTCGTCGACCTCTTTCCACCGGTCGACTCGCGAGTCGCACTGGACCACTGGCAGGACGCCAGCGACGAACTGGACGAGCGAAAGCGCGAGATCCGGGAGGCGTACCCGACGACCGGCGAGCGCTACGCGGCGATCGCGGCGTACCTCGATCGCGATCAGGCCTTTACCGCGCTGGATCTGGCGACCGAG
It encodes the following:
- a CDS encoding halocyanin domain-containing protein, which translates into the protein MTDADVTRRRLLQGAAGLTVAAAARPAVAQSDGPDFGGWFDNVGNYDGVVDETGSDEVTISVGADANGGAFGFDPAAVEVSPGTTVVWEWTGSGGSHNVVAEDGTFESELTKESGHTFEYTFEETGTYEYACTPHRSMGMKGAVVVSEGGGSGTETAQSEESGGSDPDFGSWFDNVGNYDGVVDETGSDEVTVSVGADANGGAFGFDPAAVEVSPGTTVVWEWTGSGGSHNVVAEDGTFESELTKESGFTFEYTFEEAGTYEYACTPHRSMGMKGAVVVSEAGSGASGDGGGGESGGNSGGDPFSPGASALGISLLIAFLSPLGLAAFLRRRGADEPGSGGRPRSGD